The genomic DNA CCACGCGCGGGGAATCATCTGGAACGCCCCGGAAATCGGTCGCAGCGGAGCGATGCTCCTGGCGTCACGTGACGCCACGAGTATCGCTTCCCACGTTGGCCGGTGCGCCTGGTTGGCTGGAACTCAAGCGGGGAGGTTGGGAGAGCCAGCAATCGGGGTATGTGGACGAGGTGTCCAAGAGAGGAGTGTTCGGTATGTCCGGTGAAAACGAACCGAAAGTGACCATCAGCACCCTGCGCAAGGCGCTGGAATTTTTGCTGGAAGACGACAACATGATCGACCGGCTGGAAGCCACTGCGCTGCAAGAGCTCATCTTGCGGGACGGGGTGGTGTCACAGCAGGAACGGGCGTTTCTGCAGGAGGCGATCGCCGCCAGTAACTTCGATTCGCAGGCCCTGGACATTTTGAAGCGACTCTTGGCATCAAACGTGCCTGCCTGACCCCGCGTCCTCGTCGCGTTCGTCGGGTATGCTGGCGTCACGCCGATGCCAGCTGTGACGATTCTTTGCGATTTCGATGGCACCATCACCCTGCGTGACACCAATGACGCGCTGGTGGCGCACTTCGTCGGCGCGGAGCGGCGCGTGGCGTTTGACCGCCTGGTGCGCGATGGGGGACGCCCCCTCTGGGAGGTGCTGGACATGGCCCTGGAGGCCTGCCAGGTGCCCTTGGAGGAGGCGCTGGTTCACCTGCACCGGCACGTCCCGTTCGACCCTCACTTCGTGCCCTTCAGTGCCTGGTGTGCGACCCGGGGCTGGCCGCTGCGCATCGTATCGGCGGGCCTTGGGGAGGTGATCGGTGCCTTGCTCGCCCGGGAAGGTCTGGACCTTCCGGTCGCGGCCAATCGCGCGCGGCGATCGCCCCGCGGCTTCGGCCTTGAGCCCGTCGACCCCAGCTGCCCCACGGGCGTCGACAAGGCGGCGATCGTGCGAGCAGTGCAGGCGGAAGGGGGCTTCACGGTTTTCATCGGGGACGGCCTGAGCGATCGCCTCGCCGCGCCTCACGCCGATCTCGTTTTCGCCAAGGCCGGGTTGTCCCAGTGGTGCCGCCAGCAAGGCATCGACCACGTGCCGTTTGCGCGCTTTGACGCCGTTCAGGCTCACCTGGAACAGCACTTGACGGACGTTTGATAAAAAAAGCCGCCTCGGCTGAATCCGGAAGGCGGCTTGATACGTGAGTGGAGATAAGCGGATTCGAACCGCTGACCCCCTGCGTGCAAAGCAGGTGCTCTACCAACTGAGCTATATCCCCGAGCAGTGGGCAATACTGGACTTGAACCAGTGACCTCACCCTTATCAGGGGTGCGCTCTAGCCACCTGAGCTAATCGCCCGACTTCCGCAGCCAAAACCGCGTCCAACTATGTTCTCACAGCGCCATTCGAGCGTCAACCAGCCTCAGGGGTCCGCCTCGATGGTGCTTGTCGCGACCGCCCGCCGGGCATCCACGCGGCCCCAGCCTGAGAGGTTGTCGCGCCCCGGAGGACCGATGTCCTTGGCCGACTTGGTCAGGCGATGGCGCACGAGGTCCACGAACGTCGCGTTGGTGCGCAGATTTTGGGCATCATAGCGGGCGGTGATCAAGGCCACCAGACCAGCCACGTAGGGGGCTGCCATCGAGGTGCCACTGAAGGTGTCATAGTCATTCCCCGGAATGGTCGAGTAGATGTTTTCCCCGGGCGCCACCAGGTCCAGGCGAGTGCCGCCGCTCGAGAAGGAACTGACCCCTTCCAGGCCCAGGTGATGATGCGTGCTTCCCACTGCCACCGCAAGGGGGGTGTTGGCCGGGGATTCGACAAATGGTTGGCCTCCGTTTCCAGCGGCTATCACCACCACCACACCCGCCAAGCGGGCCAAGGCGACCGCTTCGGTGTAAAGCGGGCCGACGCTGGCCGCGCCTTCTCCTTGCGCCCCGAGGCTCATGTTCATCACGCGCACCCGCGAACCGTCATCTGGATCGGGACGCCAGTTCATCGCGTGGATCATGCCCAACAAGATCGCGGTGTCGGTGCCGCCCATCGGGCCCAGCACCTTGACCGGCAGGATACCAGCGCCCCACGCCACGCCGGCACCTCCGATGTTGTTGCCTCCACTCGCGGCCGCAATACCGGCCACGTGCGTCCCGTGGCCATCGTCATCCGTGACATCGGACGTATCGGTGGCTCCTGCTTCCTCTTCCAGCCCATTGAAGGTTCCCCGAATTCGCTCCGGGGCGAACTCGTCGTGCGTGATATCCAGGCCAGTGTCCAGGACGGCGATGACCACGCTGGCCTGGCTGGCTGGAG from Candidatus Sericytochromatia bacterium includes the following:
- a CDS encoding HAD-IB family phosphatase, whose amino-acid sequence is MPAVTILCDFDGTITLRDTNDALVAHFVGAERRVAFDRLVRDGGRPLWEVLDMALEACQVPLEEALVHLHRHVPFDPHFVPFSAWCATRGWPLRIVSAGLGEVIGALLAREGLDLPVAANRARRSPRGFGLEPVDPSCPTGVDKAAIVRAVQAEGGFTVFIGDGLSDRLAAPHADLVFAKAGLSQWCRQQGIDHVPFARFDAVQAHLEQHLTDV
- a CDS encoding S8 family serine peptidase, whose product is MTYRTAQWGRLVFLTACAALALSACHGPLTPVIAGKGTAVSRLPAQARTFPLQSRATSEPASSASEANPATPLAGDLNAADAASPLAKVEAKPTYTGEFLLRVPAGTKPEALMQLPALQHASLTATIPLGDGWVVRVTPPAGVDENQWKSQVLALPQVRGLQAERMNYPRQVVTNDPDTVRQWAHATDTANTVGAWALVPPASQASVVIAVLDTGLDITHDEFAPERIRGTFNGLEEEAGATDTSDVTDDDGHGTHVAGIAAASGGNNIGGAGVAWGAGILPVKVLGPMGGTDTAILLGMIHAMNWRPDPDDGSRVRVMNMSLGAQGEGAASVGPLYTEAVALARLAGVVVVIAAGNGGQPFVESPANTPLAVAVGSTHHHLGLEGVSSFSSGGTRLDLVAPGENIYSTIPGNDYDTFSGTSMAAPYVAGLVALITARYDAQNLRTNATFVDLVRHRLTKSAKDIGPPGRDNLSGWGRVDARRAVATSTIEADP